A portion of the Pseudomonas sp. PSE14 genome contains these proteins:
- the nuoJ gene encoding NADH-quinone oxidoreductase subunit J — MEFAFYFAAGVAVLATLRVITNSNPVHALLYLIVSLLAVSMTFFSLGAPFAGALEIIVYAGAIMVLFVFVVMMLNLGPAIAEQERKWLKPGVWIGPGALSLVLMVELLWMLSRTPSGAGIGHTTVDAKAVGISLFGPYLLVVELASMLLLAALVAAYHLGRHEAKE; from the coding sequence GTGGAATTCGCTTTCTACTTCGCCGCCGGCGTCGCCGTGCTGGCAACCCTGCGGGTCATCACCAACAGCAATCCGGTGCATGCCCTGCTCTACCTCATCGTTTCGCTGCTCGCCGTATCGATGACCTTCTTCAGCCTCGGCGCCCCGTTCGCCGGTGCCCTGGAGATCATCGTCTACGCCGGCGCGATCATGGTGCTGTTCGTCTTCGTGGTGATGATGCTCAACCTCGGCCCGGCGATTGCCGAACAGGAACGCAAGTGGCTCAAGCCCGGCGTCTGGATCGGCCCTGGCGCGCTCTCCCTGGTGCTGATGGTCGAGCTGCTGTGGATGTTGTCGCGCACCCCGAGCGGTGCCGGCATCGGCCACACCACCGTGGACGCCAAGGCCGTGGGCATCAGCCTGTTCGGCCCCTACCTGCTGGTCGTCGAACTGGCCTCGATGCTGCTGCTGGCGGCACTGGTCGCCGCCTACCACCTCGGCCGCCACGAAGCGAAGGAATAA
- the nuoF gene encoding NADH-quinone oxidoreductase subunit NuoF, which translates to MSRLTSYGTPNRTARAAETHPLTWRLRDDGAPVWLEEYQSKNGYAAARKALAQMAADDIVQTVKDSGLKGRGGAGFPTGVKWGLMPKDESLNIRYLLCNADEMEPNTWKDRMLMEQLPHLLVEGMLISARALKAYRGYIFLRGEYVDAARNLNRAIEEAKAAGLLGKNILGSGFDFELFVHTGAGRYICGEETALINSLEGRRANPRSKPPFPAAVGVWGKPTCVNNVETLCNVPAIVEHGVDWYKGLARPGSEDMGTKLMGFSGKVKNPGIWELPFGLPARELFEDYAGGMRDGYKLKAWQPGGAGTGFLLPEHLDALFYAGGVAKVGTRMGTGLAMAVDDSVNMVSLLRNMEEFFARESCGWCTPCRDGLPWSVKVLRALEKGEGAQGDLETLEQLVNFLGPGKTFCAHAPGAVEPLGSALKYFRPEFEAGISRQAQAVQAPRTVGA; encoded by the coding sequence ATGAGTCGCCTCACCTCCTACGGCACGCCCAACCGCACGGCGCGTGCGGCCGAAACCCACCCGCTGACCTGGCGCCTGCGTGACGACGGCGCCCCGGTCTGGCTGGAGGAATACCAGTCGAAGAACGGCTACGCCGCCGCGCGCAAGGCGCTGGCGCAGATGGCCGCCGACGACATCGTCCAGACCGTCAAGGACTCCGGCCTCAAGGGCCGCGGCGGTGCGGGCTTCCCCACCGGCGTGAAGTGGGGCCTGATGCCCAAGGACGAATCCCTCAACATCCGCTACCTGCTGTGCAACGCGGACGAGATGGAACCCAACACCTGGAAGGACCGCATGCTCATGGAGCAGCTGCCACACCTGCTGGTGGAAGGCATGCTGATCTCCGCGCGCGCCCTCAAGGCCTACCGCGGCTACATCTTCCTGCGTGGCGAGTACGTCGACGCAGCGCGCAACCTGAACCGCGCCATCGAGGAAGCCAAGGCCGCAGGCCTCTTGGGCAAGAACATCCTCGGCAGCGGTTTCGATTTCGAGCTGTTCGTGCACACCGGCGCCGGCCGCTACATCTGTGGTGAAGAAACCGCGCTGATCAACTCGCTGGAAGGCCGCCGCGCCAACCCGCGCTCCAAGCCGCCCTTCCCCGCCGCCGTCGGCGTATGGGGCAAGCCCACCTGCGTGAACAACGTCGAGACCCTGTGCAACGTACCGGCGATCGTCGAGCACGGTGTGGACTGGTACAAGGGTCTGGCCCGTCCGGGCAGCGAAGACATGGGCACCAAGCTCATGGGCTTCTCCGGCAAGGTGAAGAATCCCGGCATCTGGGAACTGCCCTTCGGCCTTCCGGCCCGCGAGCTGTTCGAGGACTACGCCGGCGGCATGCGCGACGGCTACAAGCTCAAGGCCTGGCAGCCGGGCGGCGCCGGTACCGGCTTCCTCCTGCCGGAACACCTGGACGCCCTGTTCTATGCCGGCGGCGTCGCCAAGGTCGGCACCCGTATGGGTACTGGCCTGGCCATGGCGGTGGACGACAGCGTCAACATGGTTTCGCTGCTGCGCAACATGGAAGAGTTCTTCGCCCGCGAATCGTGCGGCTGGTGCACTCCATGCCGTGACGGCCTGCCGTGGAGCGTGAAGGTCCTGCGCGCGCTGGAGAAAGGCGAAGGCGCCCAGGGCGACCTGGAAACCCTCGAGCAGCTCGTCAACTTCCTCGGCCCAGGCAAGACCTTCTGTGCCCACGCACCGGGTGCCGTCGAGCCGCTGGGCAGCGCACTGAAGTATTTCCGTCCCGAGTTCGAAGCGGGCATTTCCCGCCAGGCTCAGGCCGTACAAGCACCGCGGACCGTCGGCGCTTGA
- the nuoG gene encoding NADH-quinone oxidoreductase subunit NuoG: MATIHVDGKTLEVDGADNLLQACLSLGLDIPYFCWHPALGSVGACRQCAVKQYTDENDKRGRLVMSCMTPATDNTWISIEDEEAKQFRASVVEWLMTNHPHDCPVCEEGGHCHLQDMTVMTGHNQRRYRFTKRTHQNQELGPFIAHEMNRCIACYRCVRYYKDYAGGTDLGVYGAHDNVYFGRIEDGVLESEFSGNLTEVCPTGVFTDKTHSERYNRKWDMQFAPSICHGCSSGCNISPGERYGEIRRIENRYNGSVNHYFLCDRGRFGYGYVNREDRPRQPQLMLSKQKLSLDGALDQTAALLKGRKVIGIGSPRASLESNYALSALVGAQNFYSGISADELQRLQLVLKVMQDGPLPVPTIRDIEDHDAVFVLGEDLTQTAARIALALRQSVKGKGEDMAAAMKIQPWLDAAVKTIAQHEMNPLFIASLDETRLDDVAAECVHAATEDLARLGFAVAHAIDSSAPAVAGLDAEAAALAQRIADALVAAKRPLVISGTSLGSNALIEAAANIASALKNREKNGSLSLVVPEANSLGLALFGGESVEAALQQLTSGAADAVVILENDLYRRADATAVDAALAAAKIVIVADHQQTATTAKATVLLPAASFAEGDGTLVSQEGRAQRFFQVYDPAYYNADILVREGWRWLHALHSTLEGKRVDWTQLDHVIDAVVAAKPQLAGIREAAPNAAFRIKGLKLAREPHRYSGRTAMRANINVSEPRASQDIDSPFAFSMEGYAGSAEPRQQIPFAWSPGWNSPQAWNKFQDEVGGHLRAGDPGVRLIEAKGQALWFSEIPAPFHTAASQFKVVPFYHLFGSEENSAKAAPVQERIPQTYVTLAKSEADRLGVNEGAIIRLTVKGQELRLPLRVSEELGAGLVALPIGLQGIPAGVIGAVAEGLQEAAQ; this comes from the coding sequence ATGGCCACGATCCACGTAGACGGCAAGACGTTAGAAGTCGACGGAGCGGACAACCTGTTGCAGGCCTGCCTCTCCCTCGGTCTCGACATCCCCTACTTCTGCTGGCACCCGGCGCTCGGAAGCGTCGGCGCATGCCGCCAGTGCGCGGTCAAGCAGTACACCGACGAGAACGACAAACGCGGTCGTCTCGTCATGTCCTGCATGACTCCCGCCACCGACAACACCTGGATTTCCATCGAAGACGAAGAGGCCAAGCAGTTCCGCGCCAGCGTCGTCGAATGGCTGATGACCAACCACCCGCACGACTGCCCGGTCTGCGAGGAAGGCGGTCACTGCCACCTGCAGGACATGACGGTGATGACCGGCCACAACCAGCGCCGGTACCGCTTCACCAAGCGCACCCACCAGAACCAGGAGCTCGGCCCGTTCATCGCCCACGAGATGAACCGCTGCATCGCCTGCTACCGCTGCGTCCGTTACTACAAGGACTACGCCGGCGGCACCGACCTGGGCGTCTATGGCGCGCACGACAACGTCTATTTCGGCCGTATCGAGGACGGTGTACTGGAGAGCGAATTCTCCGGCAACCTGACCGAGGTCTGCCCGACCGGCGTGTTCACCGACAAGACCCACTCCGAACGCTACAACCGCAAGTGGGACATGCAGTTCGCCCCGAGCATCTGCCATGGCTGCTCCAGCGGCTGCAACATCAGCCCCGGCGAGCGTTACGGTGAAATCCGCCGCATCGAGAACCGCTACAACGGCTCGGTGAACCACTACTTCCTGTGCGACCGCGGCCGCTTCGGCTACGGCTACGTCAACCGCGAAGACCGTCCGCGCCAGCCGCAGCTGATGCTGAGCAAGCAGAAGCTCTCGCTGGACGGTGCTCTGGACCAGACCGCTGCACTGCTCAAAGGCCGCAAGGTCATCGGTATCGGTTCGCCGCGCGCCAGCCTGGAAAGCAACTACGCCCTCTCCGCCCTGGTCGGCGCGCAGAACTTCTACAGCGGCATTTCCGCTGACGAACTGCAGCGTCTGCAACTGGTGCTGAAAGTCATGCAGGACGGCCCGCTGCCGGTGCCGACCATCCGTGACATCGAAGACCACGACGCCGTGTTCGTGCTCGGCGAAGACCTGACCCAGACCGCTGCCCGTATCGCCCTGGCCCTGCGCCAGTCGGTAAAAGGCAAGGGCGAGGACATGGCCGCCGCGATGAAGATCCAGCCGTGGCTCGACGCCGCGGTGAAGACCATCGCCCAGCACGAGATGAACCCGCTGTTCATCGCCAGCCTCGATGAAACCCGCCTGGACGACGTCGCCGCCGAGTGCGTGCACGCCGCCACCGAAGACCTCGCTCGCCTGGGCTTCGCCGTGGCCCACGCGATCGATTCGAGCGCCCCGGCCGTCGCCGGCCTCGACGCCGAAGCCGCTGCCCTGGCCCAGCGCATCGCCGATGCCCTGGTCGCCGCCAAGCGTCCGCTGGTCATCTCCGGCACTTCGCTGGGCAGCAACGCCCTGATCGAAGCCGCCGCCAACATTGCCAGCGCGCTGAAGAACCGCGAGAAGAACGGCTCCCTGAGCCTGGTGGTTCCGGAAGCCAACAGCCTGGGCCTTGCCCTCTTCGGTGGTGAATCCGTCGAAGCCGCCCTGCAGCAGCTGACCTCCGGCGCCGCCGATGCCGTGGTGATCCTGGAGAACGACCTGTACCGCCGCGCGGACGCCACCGCTGTCGACGCTGCCCTGGCCGCTGCGAAGATCGTCATCGTCGCCGATCACCAGCAGACTGCCACCACCGCCAAGGCTACTGTCCTGCTGCCGGCCGCCAGCTTCGCCGAAGGCGATGGCACCCTGGTCAGCCAGGAAGGTCGCGCCCAGCGCTTCTTCCAGGTCTATGACCCGGCCTACTACAACGCCGACATCCTGGTCCGCGAAGGCTGGCGCTGGCTGCATGCCCTGCACAGCACCCTCGAAGGCAAGCGTGTCGACTGGACCCAGCTGGACCACGTGATCGACGCCGTCGTCGCCGCCAAGCCGCAACTGGCGGGCATCCGCGAAGCTGCGCCGAATGCCGCGTTCCGCATCAAGGGCCTGAAGCTGGCGCGCGAGCCGCACCGCTACTCCGGCCGTACCGCCATGCGTGCCAACATCAATGTCAGCGAGCCGCGCGCTTCGCAGGACATCGACTCGCCGTTCGCCTTCTCCATGGAAGGCTACGCCGGCAGCGCCGAACCGCGTCAGCAGATTCCGTTCGCCTGGTCCCCGGGCTGGAACTCCCCGCAGGCCTGGAACAAGTTCCAGGACGAAGTCGGCGGCCATCTGCGCGCCGGCGACCCGGGCGTGCGCCTGATCGAGGCCAAGGGCCAGGCCCTCTGGTTCAGCGAGATTCCCGCGCCGTTCCACACCGCCGCCAGCCAGTTCAAGGTGGTGCCCTTCTATCACCTGTTCGGCAGCGAGGAGAACTCCGCCAAGGCCGCACCGGTGCAGGAGCGCATCCCGCAGACCTACGTCACCCTGGCGAAATCCGAGGCTGACCGTCTGGGCGTCAACGAAGGCGCGATCATCCGCCTGACTGTCAAGGGCCAGGAACTGCGCCTGCCGCTGCGTGTGAGCGAAGAGCTCGGGGCCGGCCTGGTCGCCCTGCCGATCGGTCTGCAAGGCATTCCCGCCGGTGTCATCGGCGCTGTCGCTGAAGGTCTGCAGGAGGCTGCACAATGA
- the nuoK gene encoding NADH-quinone oxidoreductase subunit NuoK → MNTIPLEHGLALAGVLFCFGLVGLMVRRNILFVLMSLEVMMNAAALAFVVAGSRWAQPDGQVMFILVLSLAAAEASIGLAILLQLYRRFHTLDIDAASEMRG, encoded by the coding sequence ATGAACACAATCCCTCTCGAACACGGACTGGCACTCGCCGGTGTGCTGTTCTGCTTCGGCCTGGTAGGCCTGATGGTACGACGCAACATCCTGTTCGTACTGATGAGCCTGGAAGTGATGATGAACGCCGCCGCGCTGGCCTTCGTGGTCGCCGGTAGCCGCTGGGCCCAGCCCGACGGCCAGGTGATGTTCATCCTGGTGCTCAGCCTGGCCGCGGCCGAGGCGAGCATCGGCCTGGCGATCCTGCTCCAGCTGTATCGCCGCTTCCATACCCTCGATATCGACGCTGCAAGCGAGATGCGCGGATGA
- the nuoH gene encoding NADH-quinone oxidoreductase subunit NuoH, translating into MSWLTPAIVDILIEVIKAIVILLAVVVCGALLSWVERRLLGLWQDRYGPNRVGPFGAFQLGADMIKMFFKEDWTPPFADKMIFTLAPMIAMGALLVAFAIIPITPTWGVADLNIGILFFFAMAGLTVYAVLFAGWSSNNKFALLGSLRASAQTISYEVFLALSLMGIVAQVGSFSLRDIVDYQAEHMWFIIPQFFGFMTFFVAGVAVTHRHPFDQPEAEQELADGYHIEYAGMKWGMFFVGEYIGIVLVSALLATLFFGGWHGPFGILPQIPFIWFALKTGFFIMMFILLRASIPRPRYDQVMAFSWKFCLPLTLINLLVTGAVVLAAQ; encoded by the coding sequence ATGAGCTGGCTGACACCCGCCATCGTCGACATCCTGATCGAGGTCATCAAGGCCATCGTCATCCTGCTCGCCGTGGTCGTCTGCGGCGCGCTGCTGAGCTGGGTCGAGCGTCGTCTGCTCGGCCTCTGGCAGGACCGCTATGGTCCGAACCGGGTTGGCCCCTTCGGCGCCTTCCAGCTTGGCGCCGACATGATCAAGATGTTCTTCAAGGAAGACTGGACCCCGCCGTTCGCCGACAAGATGATCTTCACCCTCGCCCCCATGATCGCCATGGGTGCGCTGCTGGTGGCCTTCGCGATCATCCCGATCACCCCGACCTGGGGTGTGGCGGACCTGAACATCGGCATCCTGTTCTTCTTCGCCATGGCTGGCCTGACCGTGTACGCGGTGCTGTTCGCCGGCTGGTCGAGCAACAACAAGTTCGCCCTCCTCGGCAGCCTGCGCGCCTCGGCCCAGACCATCTCCTATGAGGTGTTCCTGGCCCTGTCGCTGATGGGCATCGTGGCTCAGGTCGGTTCGTTCAGCCTGCGCGACATCGTCGATTACCAGGCCGAGCACATGTGGTTCATCATTCCGCAGTTCTTTGGCTTCATGACCTTCTTCGTCGCCGGCGTCGCCGTGACTCACCGTCACCCGTTCGACCAGCCCGAAGCCGAGCAGGAACTGGCCGACGGTTACCACATCGAGTACGCCGGCATGAAATGGGGCATGTTCTTCGTTGGCGAGTACATCGGCATCGTGCTGGTGTCCGCGCTGCTGGCGACCCTGTTCTTCGGCGGCTGGCACGGTCCCTTCGGCATCCTGCCGCAGATCCCGTTCATCTGGTTCGCCCTGAAAACCGGCTTCTTCATCATGATGTTCATTCTGCTGCGGGCTTCGATCCCACGCCCGCGCTATGACCAGGTGATGGCCTTCAGCTGGAAGTTCTGCCTCCCGCTGACCCTGATCAACCTGCTGGTGACCGGCGCAGTCGTGCTGGCGGCCCAGTAA
- the nuoC gene encoding NADH-quinone oxidoreductase subunit C/D codes for MNADSALYIPPYKADDQDIVVELNSRFGAETFTVQATRTGMPVLWVSRERLIDVLTFLRNVPKPYVMLYDLHGVDERLRTHRRGLPGADFSVFYHLMSLERNSDVMIKVALSEGDLNLPTATRIWPNANWYEREVWDMYGITFNGHPHLTRMLMPPTWEGHPLRKDYPARATEFDPYSLSVAKQELEQEALRFKPEDWGMKRHGENEDFMFLNLGPNHPSAHGAFRIILQLDGEEILDCVPEIGYHHRGAEKMAERQSWHSFIPYTDRIDYLGGVMNNLPYVLSVEKLAGIKVPQRVDVIRIMMSEFFRILNHLLYLGTYIQDVGAMTPVFFTFTDRQRAYKVVEAITGFRLHPAWYRIGGVAHDLPRGWDKLVREFLDWMPKRLDEYETAALKNSILRGRTIGVAQYNTKEALEWGTTGAGLRATGCDFDLRKARPYSGYENFEFEVPLAHNGDAYDRCMVKMGEMRQSLRIIEQCLKNMPEGPYKADHPLTTPPPKERTLQHIETLITHFLQVSWGPVMPANEAFQMVEATKGINSYYLTSDGSTMSYRTRIRTPSFAHLQQIPSVINGSMIADLIAYLGSIDFVMADVDR; via the coding sequence ATGAATGCAGACTCCGCTCTGTACATCCCGCCTTACAAGGCAGACGACCAAGACATCGTCGTCGAACTGAATTCCCGCTTTGGCGCCGAGACCTTCACCGTCCAGGCCACCCGCACCGGCATGCCGGTGCTCTGGGTGTCCCGTGAGCGCCTGATCGACGTCCTCACCTTCCTGCGCAACGTACCCAAGCCGTACGTCATGCTCTATGACCTGCACGGGGTCGACGAGCGCCTGCGCACCCACCGTCGCGGCCTACCGGGCGCCGACTTCAGCGTGTTCTACCACCTGATGTCGCTCGAGCGTAATAGTGACGTGATGATCAAGGTGGCCTTGTCCGAGGGCGACCTCAACCTGCCCACCGCCACCCGTATCTGGCCGAACGCCAACTGGTACGAGCGTGAGGTCTGGGACATGTACGGGATCACCTTCAATGGTCACCCGCACCTGACCCGCATGCTGATGCCGCCGACCTGGGAAGGTCACCCGCTGCGCAAGGACTACCCGGCGCGCGCCACCGAGTTCGATCCCTACTCCCTCTCCGTCGCCAAGCAGGAGCTGGAGCAGGAAGCCCTGCGCTTCAAGCCTGAAGACTGGGGCATGAAGCGCCACGGCGAGAACGAGGACTTCATGTTCCTCAACCTCGGCCCGAACCACCCGTCCGCCCACGGTGCGTTCCGCATCATTCTGCAGCTGGACGGCGAAGAGATCCTCGACTGCGTACCGGAGATCGGCTACCACCACCGTGGCGCCGAGAAGATGGCCGAGCGTCAGTCCTGGCACAGCTTCATCCCGTACACCGACCGTATCGACTACCTCGGCGGCGTGATGAACAACCTGCCGTACGTGCTCTCGGTCGAGAAGCTCGCCGGCATCAAGGTGCCGCAGCGCGTCGACGTCATCCGCATCATGATGTCGGAGTTCTTCCGCATCCTGAACCACCTCCTCTACCTGGGTACCTACATCCAGGACGTGGGCGCGATGACCCCGGTGTTCTTCACCTTCACCGACCGCCAGCGCGCCTACAAGGTCGTCGAAGCCATCACCGGCTTCCGCCTGCACCCGGCCTGGTACCGCATCGGCGGCGTCGCCCACGACCTGCCGCGCGGCTGGGACAAGCTGGTTCGTGAATTCCTCGACTGGATGCCCAAGCGCCTGGACGAGTACGAAACCGCCGCCCTGAAGAACAGCATCCTGCGTGGCCGTACCATCGGCGTTGCCCAGTACAACACCAAGGAAGCGCTGGAATGGGGCACCACCGGCGCCGGCCTGCGCGCCACCGGTTGCGACTTCGACCTGCGCAAGGCCCGCCCCTACTCCGGCTACGAGAACTTCGAGTTCGAAGTGCCGCTGGCCCACAACGGCGACGCCTACGATCGCTGCATGGTCAAGATGGGTGAGATGCGCCAGAGCCTGCGCATCATCGAGCAGTGCCTGAAGAACATGCCCGAAGGCCCGTACAAGGCCGACCACCCGCTGACCACGCCGCCGCCCAAAGAGCGCACGCTGCAGCACATCGAAACCCTGATCACCCACTTCCTGCAGGTTTCCTGGGGCCCGGTCATGCCGGCCAACGAAGCCTTCCAGATGGTGGAAGCGACCAAGGGCATCAACAGCTACTACCTGACGAGCGATGGCAGCACCATGAGCTACCGGACCCGCATCCGGACGCCCAGCTTCGCGCACCTGCAGCAGATTCCGTCGGTGATCAACGGCAGCATGATTGCCGACCTGATCGCCTATCTGGGCAGTATCGACTTCGTTATGGCCGACGTGGACCGCTGA
- the nuoL gene encoding NADH-quinone oxidoreductase subunit L, with protein MNLLPLTFLFPLVGFLLLSFSRGKWSENFSALVGVGSVGLAALSAFWAIWSFHSNPPEGGAYSLVLWQWMSVGDFKTNFTLYLDGLSVTMLGVVTGVGFLIHLFASWYMRGEAGYSRFFAYTNLFIASMLFLVLGDNLLFVYFGWEGVGLCSYLLIGFYFNHVPNGNAALKAFIVTRVGDVFFAIGMFILFQHLGTLNIQELLVLAPQHFAKGDLWVNLAALMLLGGAVGKSAQLPLQTWLADAMAGPTPVSALIHAATMVTAGVYLIARCHGLFELAPNVLELVGIVGAVTLVLAGFAALVQTDIKRILAYSTMSQIGYMFLALGVGAWGGAIFHLMTHAFFKALLFLASGAVIVACHHEQNIFKMGGLWKKLPLAYASFVVGGAALAALPFLTAGFYSKDEILWEAFASGHQNLLIAGLVGAFMTSLYTFRLIFIAFHGEAKTEAHAGHGISHWLPLSVLIVLSTFIGALITPPLAGVLPESAGHAGGEAKHSLEIASGAIAIAGILLAGLLFLGKRRFVSAVAQSAPGRFFGTWWFHAWGFDWVYDKLFVKPYLLICRLLAADPIDKSLVLVPLTARGGHKLLSLTENGRLRWYAASLVGGAALLLGALLLA; from the coding sequence ATGAACCTGCTGCCCCTTACATTCCTGTTCCCCCTGGTCGGCTTCCTGCTGCTGTCTTTCTCCCGCGGCAAGTGGTCGGAAAACTTCTCGGCACTGGTGGGTGTCGGCTCCGTGGGCCTGGCCGCCCTCTCCGCCTTCTGGGCGATCTGGAGCTTCCACAGCAACCCGCCCGAAGGTGGTGCCTACAGCCTGGTGCTGTGGCAGTGGATGAGCGTTGGTGACTTCAAGACCAACTTCACCCTGTACCTGGACGGCCTGTCGGTCACCATGCTCGGCGTGGTCACCGGCGTCGGCTTCCTGATCCACCTGTTCGCCTCCTGGTACATGCGTGGCGAAGCCGGCTATTCGCGCTTCTTCGCCTACACCAACCTGTTCATCGCCAGCATGCTGTTCCTGGTGCTCGGCGATAACTTGCTGTTCGTGTACTTCGGCTGGGAAGGCGTGGGCCTGTGCTCCTACCTGCTGATCGGCTTCTACTTCAACCACGTGCCCAACGGCAACGCGGCCCTGAAGGCCTTCATCGTGACCCGCGTGGGTGACGTGTTCTTCGCCATCGGCATGTTCATCCTGTTCCAGCACCTGGGCACGCTGAACATCCAGGAGCTGCTGGTCCTGGCTCCGCAGCACTTCGCCAAGGGCGACCTGTGGGTCAACCTGGCGGCCCTGATGCTGCTCGGCGGCGCCGTCGGCAAATCGGCCCAGCTGCCGCTGCAGACCTGGCTGGCCGATGCGATGGCCGGCCCGACTCCGGTCTCCGCGCTGATCCACGCCGCCACCATGGTGACCGCGGGCGTCTACCTGATCGCCCGCTGCCACGGCCTGTTCGAGCTGGCTCCGAACGTCCTGGAGCTGGTCGGCATCGTCGGCGCCGTGACCCTGGTGCTGGCTGGCTTCGCCGCCCTGGTGCAGACCGACATCAAGCGCATCCTCGCCTACTCGACCATGAGCCAGATCGGCTACATGTTCCTGGCCCTGGGCGTTGGCGCCTGGGGTGGCGCGATCTTCCACCTGATGACCCACGCCTTCTTCAAGGCCCTGCTGTTCCTTGCTTCGGGTGCTGTGATCGTCGCCTGCCACCACGAGCAGAACATCTTCAAGATGGGTGGTCTGTGGAAGAAGCTGCCGCTGGCCTATGCGAGCTTCGTGGTCGGTGGCGCCGCCCTGGCCGCCCTCCCCTTCCTGACCGCCGGCTTCTACTCCAAGGACGAAATCCTCTGGGAAGCCTTCGCCAGCGGTCACCAGAACCTGCTGATCGCCGGTCTGGTCGGTGCGTTCATGACCTCGCTGTACACCTTCCGCCTGATCTTCATCGCCTTCCACGGCGAAGCGAAGACCGAGGCGCACGCGGGCCACGGCATCAGCCACTGGCTGCCGCTGAGCGTACTGATCGTGCTGTCCACCTTCATCGGCGCGCTGATCACCCCGCCGCTGGCCGGCGTACTGCCGGAAAGCGCCGGTCACGCCGGTGGCGAAGCCAAGCACAGCCTGGAAATCGCCTCGGGTGCCATCGCCATCGCCGGCATCCTGCTGGCCGGCCTGCTGTTCCTTGGCAAGCGCCGCTTCGTCAGCGCCGTCGCCCAGAGCGCGCCGGGCCGCTTCTTCGGCACCTGGTGGTTCCATGCCTGGGGCTTCGACTGGGTGTACGACAAGCTGTTCGTGAAACCCTATCTGCTGATCTGCCGCCTGCTGGCCGCGGACCCGATCGACAAGTCGCTTGTCCTGGTCCCGCTCACCGCCCGCGGTGGTCACAAACTCCTCAGCCTCACCGAGAACGGCCGCCTGCGTTGGTACGCCGCTTCCCTGGTGGGTGGCGCCGCGCTGCTCCTCGGCGCGCTGCTGCTGGCTTAA
- the nuoI gene encoding NADH-quinone oxidoreductase subunit NuoI codes for MIKYIFDVVHGTYTQLRSLVMIFGHAFRKRDTLQYPEEPVYLPPRYRGRIVLTRDPDGEERCVACNLCAVACPVGCISLQKAETDDGRWYPEFFRINFSRCIFCGLCEEACPTTAIQLTPDFEMGEFKRQDLVYEKEDLLISGPGKNPDYNFYRVAGMAIAGKPKGAAQNEAEPINVKSLLP; via the coding sequence ATGATCAAGTACATTTTCGACGTGGTGCACGGCACCTACACCCAGCTGCGCAGCCTGGTGATGATCTTCGGTCACGCCTTCCGCAAGCGTGACACCCTGCAATACCCGGAAGAACCCGTTTACCTGCCGCCGCGCTACCGTGGCCGCATCGTCCTCACCCGCGACCCCGACGGTGAGGAGCGCTGCGTTGCGTGCAACCTGTGCGCCGTGGCCTGCCCGGTCGGCTGCATCTCCCTGCAGAAGGCCGAGACCGACGATGGTCGCTGGTACCCCGAGTTCTTCCGCATCAACTTCTCCCGCTGCATCTTCTGCGGCCTGTGCGAAGAAGCCTGCCCGACCACCGCGATCCAGCTGACCCCGGATTTCGAGATGGGTGAGTTCAAGCGCCAGGACCTGGTCTACGAGAAGGAAGACCTGCTGATCTCCGGCCCCGGCAAGAACCCGGACTACAACTTCTACCGCGTTGCCGGCATGGCCATTGCCGGCAAGCCGAAAGGCGCCGCGCAGAACGAAGCCGAACCGATCAACGTCAAGAGCCTGCTGCCGTAA
- the nuoE gene encoding NADH-quinone oxidoreductase subunit NuoE: MIMSTLIQTDRFELSETERSAIEHEMHHYEDSRAASIEALKIVQKQRGWVPDGAIPAIAEILGIPDSDVEGVATFYSQIFRQPVGRHIIRVCDSMVCYIGGHESVVGEIQKQLGIGLGQTTADGRFTLLPVCCLGNCDKAPAMMIDDDTFGDLRPDGVAKLLEAYA, from the coding sequence CTGATCATGAGTACCCTTATCCAGACTGATCGTTTCGAACTCAGCGAAACCGAGCGCTCGGCCATCGAGCACGAGATGCATCACTACGAGGACTCCCGCGCGGCGTCCATCGAAGCCCTGAAGATCGTCCAGAAGCAGCGTGGCTGGGTGCCGGATGGCGCCATCCCCGCCATCGCCGAGATCCTCGGCATCCCGGACAGCGACGTCGAAGGTGTGGCTACCTTCTATAGCCAGATCTTCCGCCAGCCGGTCGGCCGCCACATCATCCGCGTCTGCGACAGCATGGTCTGCTACATCGGCGGCCACGAATCCGTGGTCGGCGAGATCCAGAAGCAGCTGGGCATCGGCCTCGGCCAGACCACCGCCGACGGCCGTTTCACTCTGCTGCCGGTGTGCTGCCTGGGCAACTGCGACAAGGCCCCGGCGATGATGATCGATGACGACACCTTCGGTGACCTGCGTCCCGACGGCGTCGCCAAACTGCTGGAGGCCTACGCATGA